In Cupriavidus taiwanensis, the following proteins share a genomic window:
- the dcd gene encoding dCTP deaminase: protein MSIKSDKWIRRMAEQHGMIEPFEPGQVREADGRKIVSYGTSSYGYDIRCADEFKIFTNINSTIVDPKNFDEKSFVDFKGEVCIIPPNSFALARTMEYFRIPRSVLTICLGKSTYARCGIIVNVTPFEPEWEGYVTLEFSNTTPLPAKIYAGEGCAQVLFFESDEICETSYADRGGKYQGQHGVTLPKT from the coding sequence ATGAGCATCAAATCCGACAAATGGATCCGCCGCATGGCGGAGCAGCACGGCATGATCGAGCCGTTCGAGCCAGGCCAGGTCCGGGAGGCCGACGGCCGCAAGATCGTGTCGTACGGCACCTCGAGCTACGGCTACGACATCCGCTGCGCCGACGAATTCAAGATCTTCACCAATATCAACAGCACCATCGTCGACCCGAAGAACTTCGACGAGAAGTCGTTCGTGGACTTCAAGGGCGAGGTCTGCATCATCCCGCCCAATTCGTTCGCGCTGGCGCGCACGATGGAATATTTCCGCATCCCGCGCAGCGTGCTAACCATCTGCCTGGGCAAGAGCACCTACGCCCGCTGCGGCATCATCGTCAACGTGACGCCGTTCGAGCCGGAATGGGAAGGCTATGTGACGCTGGAGTTTTCCAACACCACGCCGCTGCCAGCCAAGATCTACGCCGGCGAGGGCTGCGCCCAGGTACTGTTCTTCGAGAGCGACGAGATCTGCGAGACCTCGTACGCCGACCGGGGCGGCAAGTACCAGGGCCAGCACGGTGTCACACTGCCGAAGACCTGA